A portion of the Hoylesella buccalis ATCC 35310 genome contains these proteins:
- a CDS encoding M16 family metallopeptidase, whose product MHIKLTTCRISLLSLLLVFSISIARARDTTFPPLSPNAVEGELTNGLRYILVPTTNQSHKIEMRMIMRIGSLVEDEEQRGCAHFLEHLAFEGTKHFPNRTMIQAFEAQGMKYGRDINAFTGFDRTIYSLSLPITSAQQRSEILQLALHSTSDWLGAIEISTSHVENEKGTIIEELRSYTLPDDFYTLKIGTGRYSKRMPLGSEQEIKAVTPKALLQYYNKWYKPHNATIIIVGDVDVKEAKHLISTTLGHLPKTNKQTTPPSYPLTYSKGTNYMVLTDSLQTTQKIDWIIPHVMPFTTNLHNMLERKRMEIVCSLLNNRLKESGTRCEVYDSWYLANKNHFTFSFSSTHNSTLLQSIRAASAECRRIVKQGICSIELQHLIKKQQEKMIVEKEDKTATEICDDLIDYVIFGERRIYSNQEANQLKVLLSKTTSRDIVKRLSFLLKQMRKSSLIAYNSHSDNSLSKQAIIQAWQQGQRQNMERYTFHLPHPSSPSAAIQRPEWDLKKYEIAKGAITKQNYHEKLGVTDIKLSNGIRLLLKPTNTADSTIYIAWIGRGGMADLTTLQQKRYYDAIAYVDLGGIQGLPNDTLSDIMMQKSLSMALGVDQYWHQLLASGPVCYSSSLFRLIREKIMHPGLDYPLFENLKQSEITNNGKETLLQRMMKRDINRLIDICIDSLVGNGRDKTFLMNKADWQQLDLDTLATYYKRTFGDLRNTTIILTGGFDLTKIIPQAVAIFSEMPQQDAMPLDNRPISLPHNEVRKVFIDNDSHQNGTLYMVLPFNYHPGLRTSLCMKLMRDLLQERVIDILREKLHIVYSPYVDLFYDGYPQQRAYLQLTIDAEKNNLEKVEQTLCNIVTQFQDTAVSTANLEKMKRSFLVAKQQALSNDTPIEWKNALTLLIKNDESIADFNHYESILQQITPQEIQQMFKQHIKLNKRIVLIKTDETNK is encoded by the coding sequence ATGCACATAAAACTAACAACTTGTAGAATAAGCTTATTATCACTTCTACTTGTTTTTTCTATTTCTATAGCAAGGGCGAGGGACACAACGTTCCCTCCCCTTTCTCCCAATGCTGTTGAGGGGGAACTCACCAATGGCTTACGTTACATCCTTGTACCTACTACAAACCAATCGCATAAAATAGAAATGCGGATGATTATGCGAATAGGTTCGTTGGTTGAAGATGAAGAACAAAGAGGATGCGCACACTTCTTGGAACATTTAGCGTTTGAGGGAACTAAACATTTTCCCAATCGCACTATGATACAGGCTTTCGAGGCGCAAGGAATGAAATATGGGCGAGATATTAATGCGTTTACAGGATTCGACCGTACCATTTATTCCTTATCTCTACCGATCACCAGCGCCCAACAACGTTCTGAAATACTGCAATTAGCACTTCATTCGACAAGCGATTGGCTTGGTGCTATTGAAATATCAACATCTCATGTTGAAAATGAGAAAGGCACCATTATAGAAGAACTTCGCAGTTATACCCTGCCTGATGATTTTTATACGCTAAAAATAGGAACAGGAAGATATTCTAAGCGTATGCCTTTGGGTTCAGAACAAGAAATTAAAGCTGTAACGCCTAAAGCATTACTACAATATTACAACAAATGGTACAAGCCTCATAATGCAACTATTATTATTGTTGGAGATGTAGACGTTAAGGAGGCTAAACATTTGATATCAACAACATTGGGACATCTTCCAAAAACAAACAAGCAAACTACACCTCCCTCTTATCCTTTAACTTACAGCAAAGGCACCAACTATATGGTGTTAACCGATAGTTTACAAACCACTCAAAAAATTGATTGGATAATTCCACATGTCATGCCTTTTACCACCAATCTGCACAACATGCTTGAACGTAAACGTATGGAAATTGTGTGTTCTTTACTCAACAACAGATTAAAGGAAAGCGGAACAAGGTGCGAAGTCTATGACTCGTGGTATTTAGCAAATAAAAATCATTTTACATTCTCATTTTCATCAACGCATAACAGCACATTGCTACAATCCATAAGAGCTGCCTCAGCAGAATGTAGACGTATTGTCAAGCAAGGTATCTGCTCCATAGAACTTCAACATCTCATCAAAAAGCAACAAGAAAAAATGATTGTTGAAAAAGAAGACAAAACTGCTACTGAGATTTGCGATGATCTAATTGATTATGTTATTTTTGGGGAAAGACGAATTTACTCTAATCAAGAAGCCAATCAGCTGAAAGTGCTATTAAGTAAAACTACGAGCAGAGATATTGTAAAGCGTTTAAGCTTCCTGTTGAAACAAATGCGAAAATCAAGCCTAATAGCTTACAATAGTCATAGTGACAATTCATTGTCCAAGCAAGCAATCATACAAGCATGGCAACAAGGACAGCGGCAAAACATGGAAAGATACACATTCCATCTACCTCATCCAAGTTCTCCAAGTGCTGCCATACAACGCCCCGAATGGGATCTGAAAAAGTACGAGATTGCAAAAGGAGCTATAACAAAGCAAAACTATCATGAAAAGTTGGGCGTAACCGATATAAAACTTTCCAATGGAATACGCTTATTGCTCAAACCTACCAATACCGCCGACTCTACCATTTACATCGCATGGATAGGACGTGGCGGAATGGCAGACCTTACAACTCTACAACAAAAACGCTACTACGATGCTATTGCTTATGTGGATCTGGGTGGTATACAAGGATTGCCAAACGATACGCTGTCTGACATCATGATGCAAAAATCACTCTCAATGGCTTTGGGAGTAGACCAATATTGGCATCAATTATTAGCTTCTGGACCAGTCTGCTATAGCTCTTCTTTATTTCGTTTGATCAGAGAAAAAATAATGCATCCAGGCTTAGATTATCCACTATTCGAAAATCTGAAACAATCAGAAATAACGAATAATGGAAAAGAGACCTTGTTACAGCGTATGATGAAACGAGATATTAACCGACTCATAGATATTTGCATTGATTCATTGGTTGGAAACGGAAGAGATAAAACTTTTTTAATGAATAAAGCAGATTGGCAACAGCTTGATTTAGATACGTTGGCAACCTACTATAAGCGTACATTTGGTGATTTGCGCAATACAACAATCATCCTAACAGGGGGATTTGATTTGACAAAAATTATACCGCAAGCTGTCGCTATCTTTTCTGAAATGCCTCAACAAGATGCCATGCCTTTGGACAATCGACCTATAAGCTTACCGCACAATGAGGTGCGAAAAGTATTTATAGACAATGATAGTCATCAAAATGGAACACTCTATATGGTACTTCCCTTCAACTATCATCCTGGGTTGAGAACGTCTCTCTGCATGAAACTAATGCGTGACTTGTTGCAAGAACGCGTTATTGATATCCTGCGAGAAAAGCTTCACATCGTATATTCACCTTACGTCGACCTATTTTACGATGGATACCCACAACAACGAGCATATTTACAACTTACCATTGATGCAGAAAAGAACAATCTGGAAAAGGTTGAACAAACTCTCTGCAACATCGTCACACAATTTCAAGACACTGCAGTAAGCACAGCTAATCTTGAAAAAATGAAGCGATCGTTTTTGGTAGCTAAGCAGCAAGCTCTATCCAACGACACACCCATAGAGTGGAAAAATGCACTCACATTATTGATAAAAAATGATGAGAGCATTGCTGACTTCAACCATTACGAATCTATCTTGCAACAAATCACACCACAGGAAATACAACAAATGTTTAAGCAACATATCAAATTAAACAAACGAATAGTACTAATAAAGACAGATGAAACAAACAAATAA
- a CDS encoding DUF4929 family protein, whose translation MKTIKFTLAALLALFLIPSCTEDKDEQMTNHLNLELQGVHEIAEDDNTTIAIKASLSFTPEEDITANLMVTGNDDKIVELSTQNLVFKKGEKVQTFTIKSNNKHLVKGVRSITINVGHINNDNVKLLKPVTINVRQDSDIPVFTEAQQSLIKGYKEKFGVDLTSILGKIKVKATVSYNASDKEQYFGGKEKETFNGYTIITLSEKATADKPVLKMISNAMGLNDFFYMVLKKKTVEDTEFFQQQPNGLAVVKAVKFDPKEDTFTTALDNIELNIKDGKINFLGTGKDVYGDEITVVPFSYKFSAWDRLQNIVKQGNVSVTIKLPYEDHEQTILINQDVIDAGGSISPNKWLGYSTIDKDSYKNDPSDYIKPTSVLDFKGGKMSFTFPWDFDEANGYTQINVEYTF comes from the coding sequence ATGAAAACCATTAAGTTTACATTAGCAGCCCTTTTGGCACTTTTTCTTATTCCCTCTTGTACAGAGGATAAGGATGAGCAAATGACAAATCATCTAAATCTTGAACTGCAAGGAGTTCATGAAATTGCAGAAGATGATAATACGACTATCGCGATTAAGGCAAGTCTGTCCTTTACACCAGAGGAAGACATTACTGCCAATTTGATGGTCACAGGAAACGATGACAAGATTGTAGAACTTTCTACGCAAAATCTTGTTTTCAAGAAAGGTGAAAAGGTTCAAACCTTTACTATCAAATCCAACAACAAACATTTAGTTAAAGGAGTTCGTTCTATTACCATCAATGTGGGTCACATAAACAATGATAACGTAAAATTATTAAAGCCTGTGACTATTAATGTTCGACAAGATAGTGATATTCCAGTCTTTACAGAAGCACAACAATCTTTAATCAAGGGTTATAAAGAAAAGTTTGGAGTTGACCTCACAAGCATCCTTGGTAAAATAAAGGTAAAAGCAACTGTTAGTTATAATGCAAGTGACAAAGAACAATACTTTGGAGGTAAAGAGAAAGAAACATTCAACGGTTACACCATTATTACACTCAGCGAAAAAGCCACTGCCGACAAACCCGTTTTAAAGATGATATCCAATGCAATGGGACTTAACGACTTTTTCTACATGGTACTTAAAAAGAAGACAGTTGAGGATACAGAATTCTTCCAACAACAACCTAATGGCTTGGCTGTTGTGAAAGCTGTAAAGTTTGATCCTAAGGAAGATACATTCACGACAGCTCTTGACAATATTGAACTCAATATTAAAGATGGAAAAATCAATTTCTTAGGAACGGGAAAGGATGTATATGGAGACGAAATAACTGTGGTGCCTTTTTCATACAAGTTCTCTGCATGGGACCGTTTGCAGAACATTGTAAAGCAAGGAAATGTCTCCGTTACCATCAAATTGCCTTATGAAGACCATGAGCAAACGATATTAATTAACCAAGATGTAATTGATGCAGGTGGAAGTATTTCCCCAAATAAATGGCTCGGATATAGCACCATAGACAAGGATTCATATAAGAACGATCCGTCTGACTACATCAAGCCTACCTCTGTTCTTGACTTCAAGGGAGGGAAGATGTCTTTTACATTCCCATGGGACTTTGATGAGGCGAATGGCTACACACAAATAAATGTAGAATATACCTTTTAA
- a CDS encoding RagB/SusD family nutrient uptake outer membrane protein: MFKITRKNILLFHYIISAMIFTSCSLNIPPMDMFSDPDAITNVQNARSLLTSAYRAYPHYELEFSILGNDFCPTSLSHSNVELTNLYAWRPKEITQLSTNLWLGYYNVIAICDALDERLPQVQIEKEGDKQEIINISSESKLLKAWCYLQLLKIYAPAYDRNPDDMGIILKSTLGIENKQRSSIKECTSYIEDLLLQTAQHPFNNKNQMWMSNDAAHYLLADLYLYMGQWDKVLEYAVPQLSTMPKTESDSYEKEYNSLWTDKNSTERIFAFYMDSPVFTNLEYDRNKGDLFAINPNFAIDKSDKRYDMAIIPKKMYNKQVMLLGKYNKLQKENMVVSYLNKMRRAGLIFMVAEAYAQIGNYNKAIATINSYRKLTGKNMLTENLNGKDLVDSILHDRYEEFAGEGTNYFDLKRTHNKPLARLTLWGEGHSAYISKDDYRWTFPIPKAEYRFNLAEINQNKGWYYTNDK; encoded by the coding sequence ATGTTTAAGATAACACGCAAAAATATATTATTGTTTCATTATATCATTTCTGCGATGATATTTACATCGTGTTCGCTCAACATTCCGCCAATGGATATGTTTTCAGACCCCGATGCGATTACCAATGTTCAAAATGCACGTTCACTCTTAACTTCAGCATATAGGGCATATCCTCATTACGAATTGGAGTTTTCAATCTTAGGCAATGACTTTTGCCCCACGTCACTCTCTCACAGCAATGTTGAATTAACAAACCTGTATGCGTGGCGTCCTAAAGAAATCACACAACTTTCCACGAATCTTTGGCTTGGATATTATAACGTTATTGCTATCTGTGATGCTTTAGATGAACGACTGCCACAAGTGCAGATAGAAAAAGAAGGTGACAAGCAGGAAATTATTAATATTTCCTCGGAAAGCAAACTACTAAAAGCTTGGTGCTATTTGCAATTACTCAAGATATATGCTCCAGCCTACGACAGAAACCCAGACGACATGGGAATCATACTAAAGTCGACACTCGGAATAGAAAACAAACAGCGTAGTTCTATCAAAGAATGTACGAGTTATATCGAGGATTTATTACTACAAACAGCACAACATCCCTTCAACAACAAAAATCAGATGTGGATGTCGAACGATGCAGCTCACTACTTATTAGCCGATCTCTACCTTTATATGGGACAATGGGATAAAGTTCTCGAGTATGCTGTCCCACAGCTTTCTACAATGCCAAAGACAGAGTCTGACTCCTATGAAAAAGAATACAATTCTTTATGGACTGACAAGAACTCAACAGAACGTATTTTTGCTTTTTATATGGATAGTCCTGTTTTCACTAATTTGGAATACGATAGAAACAAAGGAGATTTATTTGCCATCAACCCAAACTTTGCGATTGACAAATCAGACAAACGTTATGACATGGCGATTATACCCAAAAAGATGTACAACAAACAGGTCATGCTCTTGGGTAAATATAACAAGTTACAAAAAGAAAACATGGTCGTCTCCTACCTTAACAAAATGCGGCGGGCAGGTCTTATCTTCATGGTGGCTGAAGCTTATGCACAAATAGGAAATTATAACAAGGCTATTGCAACGATAAACAGTTATCGAAAATTAACTGGAAAGAACATGCTCACAGAAAATTTGAATGGCAAAGATTTAGTCGATTCTATCCTTCACGACAGATACGAAGAGTTTGCTGGAGAAGGCACTAATTACTTTGACTTAAAACGTACACATAACAAACCGCTTGCTCGCTTAACTTTATGGGGCGAGGGACATTCCGCTTATATATCAAAAGACGACTATCGGTGGACTTTCCCTATACCAAAAGCAGAATACCGCTTTAATCTTGCTGAAATCAACCAAAACAAAGGCTGGTATTATACAAATGACAAATGA
- a CDS encoding SusC/RagA family TonB-linked outer membrane protein, whose translation MTLLLFGNTSCKKSIFVLLCMIGGILNTHAQTSKVFGYVTDTNNEPLIGVSVKVDGTNTMTVTNNEGRFLLSIPRQNSFTVTFSYVGYATKKVKCKDNTPCLNVKLSEDVNQINEVVIRAKSNINAIDLRAKSGAVVNVDMRALKDKPMIDMGLAMQGMVPGLMVSNTGELGKAPEIRIRGNSSFRKGNMTNEPLYVLDGKIIAAETFYNLPPQDIASIKVLKNASACALYGVKAANGVLEITSQRGYSGKLTISYSNNIGITGRGKRGVRLMNSSEKLEFERLLQNPATPGYRFSADYYNKYEADNPDKAQLIKEGEVYLNELRKIDTDWFNELIHNNIYQRHSFSLKGGNNSTTYYVSANYANQGGRMKGNDKQRYSVRLSLDQRLGKIGYMMLGVNGGYAKTNTPTGTTFDPTSLVYNLNPYETTSSQLYSYPGQRFNDLLYQFQQDHTDKDVGFSANLTLTPFAGLTLAYIAGADLSFGNNHRFTPATSYSEQHQGIPLLRRGIYSKSQNATTNISSNFRATYNQVINDIHDLTLGANIDYYFYDNEGVGITGYGVGNIDSPSAINHSLQGLRQPEIRNPHDRNAQLGIGVVGGYSLKNIYDFYATYKADASSVLPKEKRWNSAWATGIGWTPTNYSFLKGNKIISALNLKASYGVTANLNGVSVSQTIGTFSFSNKGYDEVRPLELLMLYNKDLKAEQNKSMDAGLTLELFHRITFDANWYNRITEEALLDVPIATSTGFQLMKRNVGILQNNGIELGFNVRIIDNYDSRLNLRANFCYNRNKVIDLYDGNRLYTNEDDILPTYEVGKSYDMLYGLHSLGINPLTGYPVFKTPDGKEKQASEFLTKSDFQSLGHLTPPYNGGLNVDFQYKEFEMNVGFYYTLSGIRQFDYKYVRNKDNANKNAIAGLTEHMWFKQGDEHKIYPTPYYANSVAEENMALYATSRTVGSSNMLKLSMVSLRYRIAGKWLEKHLPFLQFASVGFQGSNLYTWTSFKESDPESGKLSGTLQPVFTFNMNLTF comes from the coding sequence ATGACTTTGCTGCTATTTGGGAACACATCATGCAAGAAAAGTATTTTTGTCTTGCTGTGTATGATAGGGGGCATTCTCAATACTCATGCTCAAACAAGTAAGGTTTTTGGTTATGTTACTGACACAAATAACGAGCCTCTAATAGGCGTGTCAGTGAAAGTGGATGGCACTAATACGATGACTGTTACAAATAACGAAGGACGATTTTTATTAAGTATTCCACGACAAAATTCATTTACTGTAACATTCTCATATGTGGGATATGCCACAAAAAAAGTGAAATGTAAAGATAACACACCATGCCTAAATGTGAAGTTGTCAGAAGATGTAAATCAAATAAATGAAGTTGTAATACGTGCAAAAAGCAATATCAACGCGATTGACTTGCGAGCTAAATCGGGTGCAGTGGTTAATGTAGACATGAGAGCACTTAAAGATAAGCCAATGATTGACATGGGATTGGCTATGCAAGGAATGGTACCAGGATTAATGGTTTCTAATACAGGGGAATTGGGTAAAGCCCCTGAAATACGCATACGTGGAAACTCTTCATTTAGAAAGGGGAATATGACCAATGAACCATTGTATGTTTTAGACGGAAAAATAATAGCTGCCGAAACCTTTTATAACCTTCCCCCACAAGATATTGCAAGTATTAAGGTACTAAAGAACGCATCAGCATGTGCCTTATACGGCGTTAAAGCTGCTAATGGGGTTTTGGAAATAACGTCACAACGTGGGTATAGTGGCAAACTTACCATATCCTACAGCAACAATATCGGAATTACGGGACGCGGAAAGCGAGGAGTTCGGTTAATGAATTCCAGTGAAAAATTGGAATTTGAACGACTTTTACAAAATCCTGCCACACCAGGCTATCGGTTTAGTGCCGACTATTACAACAAGTATGAGGCAGATAATCCTGATAAGGCTCAACTTATCAAAGAAGGAGAAGTATATCTCAATGAATTACGGAAAATTGACACAGACTGGTTTAACGAACTGATACATAATAATATCTACCAACGCCACAGCTTCAGCTTGAAAGGCGGGAACAATTCAACGACATATTATGTTTCTGCGAACTATGCCAATCAAGGTGGAAGAATGAAAGGAAACGACAAACAACGTTATAGTGTACGTCTTAGCTTAGACCAACGTTTAGGAAAGATTGGTTATATGATGTTGGGAGTCAATGGTGGATATGCAAAAACGAATACGCCAACTGGCACAACATTCGACCCAACTTCATTGGTGTATAACCTTAATCCTTACGAAACAACTTCATCACAACTTTATTCATATCCAGGACAAAGGTTCAATGACTTACTTTACCAATTCCAACAAGACCATACAGATAAAGACGTGGGGTTTTCCGCCAACCTCACTCTTACACCCTTTGCAGGACTAACATTGGCCTATATTGCAGGTGCTGACTTGAGCTTTGGCAACAATCATCGATTTACTCCTGCTACCTCTTACAGTGAACAGCATCAAGGTATCCCTCTCCTAAGGCGCGGGATATACAGCAAATCTCAAAATGCGACAACAAACATATCGAGCAACTTTAGAGCAACATATAATCAAGTAATCAATGACATACACGACCTTACTCTTGGTGCGAATATAGATTATTACTTTTACGACAATGAGGGAGTAGGCATCACGGGATATGGTGTGGGTAATATAGACTCACCTTCTGCCATAAACCATTCGCTGCAAGGGCTTAGGCAACCTGAGATACGAAACCCACATGACAGGAATGCACAATTGGGTATAGGTGTGGTAGGTGGCTATTCCCTTAAAAACATCTACGACTTTTACGCTACCTACAAAGCGGATGCGTCATCCGTTCTTCCTAAAGAAAAGCGTTGGAACTCTGCTTGGGCAACAGGAATAGGGTGGACGCCAACCAACTATTCATTTTTGAAGGGCAATAAGATAATATCTGCACTGAACCTAAAAGCATCGTATGGCGTAACAGCTAATCTTAATGGCGTTTCGGTATCACAAACGATTGGCACATTCTCATTTTCCAATAAAGGCTATGATGAGGTAAGGCCATTGGAACTACTTATGCTTTATAATAAAGATTTGAAAGCAGAGCAAAACAAATCAATGGACGCTGGTCTAACCCTTGAACTATTTCACCGCATTACATTTGATGCGAATTGGTATAATCGCATTACAGAAGAAGCCCTGTTGGATGTACCTATTGCGACAAGCACAGGGTTTCAATTGATGAAACGCAACGTTGGAATTCTACAAAATAACGGTATAGAGTTAGGCTTTAACGTTAGGATTATTGATAATTATGACAGCAGGTTAAATTTGCGTGCCAATTTTTGCTATAATCGCAACAAAGTTATTGATCTATATGACGGCAATCGATTATATACGAACGAAGATGATATACTGCCAACTTACGAGGTAGGTAAATCATACGATATGCTGTATGGGCTTCATTCATTAGGCATTAATCCTCTTACTGGTTATCCTGTATTCAAGACTCCTGACGGCAAGGAAAAACAAGCAAGCGAATTTCTTACGAAGTCTGACTTCCAATCCTTAGGTCATCTCACACCACCCTACAACGGAGGATTGAATGTTGATTTTCAATACAAAGAATTTGAAATGAATGTTGGCTTTTACTACACGCTTTCGGGTATTCGTCAATTTGATTACAAGTACGTACGTAATAAAGACAATGCAAACAAGAATGCTATTGCTGGACTTACTGAGCACATGTGGTTTAAGCAAGGAGATGAGCACAAAATTTATCCCACACCCTATTACGCAAACAGTGTGGCTGAAGAAAACATGGCTTTGTATGCAACCTCTCGCACAGTTGGTTCAAGCAACATGTTAAAATTATCCATGGTGTCATTGAGATACCGCATTGCAGGAAAATGGTTAGAAAAGCATTTACCTTTTTTACAATTCGCCTCAGTGGGATTTCAAGGTTCAAATCTCTATACATGGACATCCTTTAAGGAGTCGGATCCAGAAAGTGGAAAACTTTCTGGAACACTTCAACCTGTGTTCACATTTAATATGAACCTAACATTTTGA
- a CDS encoding sirohydrochlorin chelatase: MKNLRKKLLALIFLLTIVGSMQAKNALIVIAHGSPMPSWRKPVLDLEQIVRQKLATHPVKGIDYMRVALMEYTEPSIANVVKDCLEQGADTIFALPLFIAPSSHTEEDLPNILGMKYNRYVREELAEENTEMVQTNVPIVMGPTFYYSYVLEKTMLQRIKAMSKDEANEAVVFLAHGDPERIGFWNMMLEHVQKYIKDNSKITYTDARQIEMGHDFANELLPILKRAAQHKKRILVQGIYLTSDVKRMADRHNMQEKQAELTRDGVEIVYSNEGILPASSDLIANWVIEETTQWLKSKK; encoded by the coding sequence ATGAAAAATTTAAGAAAAAAACTTTTGGCATTAATATTTTTATTGACAATAGTAGGTAGCATGCAAGCCAAAAATGCGTTAATTGTAATAGCGCATGGCTCACCTATGCCCAGTTGGCGTAAACCAGTCTTGGATTTAGAACAAATCGTACGGCAAAAATTAGCAACTCATCCCGTAAAAGGCATCGACTATATGCGTGTGGCACTCATGGAATATACAGAACCTTCGATAGCCAATGTAGTAAAGGATTGTTTGGAACAAGGAGCTGATACCATCTTTGCGTTACCTTTATTCATAGCCCCATCAAGTCACACGGAAGAAGATTTACCCAATATTCTTGGCATGAAGTATAATAGATATGTACGCGAAGAGTTAGCAGAGGAAAATACCGAGATGGTTCAGACCAATGTTCCTATTGTCATGGGACCAACATTCTATTATAGCTACGTGTTAGAAAAGACGATGTTACAACGAATAAAAGCGATGTCGAAAGATGAGGCAAACGAAGCCGTAGTATTTCTTGCACATGGCGACCCAGAACGTATTGGATTTTGGAACATGATGTTAGAACATGTACAAAAATACATCAAAGACAACAGCAAGATAACTTATACTGATGCACGACAGATAGAGATGGGACATGACTTCGCAAATGAACTACTACCTATATTAAAACGTGCCGCACAACACAAAAAGCGAATATTGGTACAGGGCATTTATCTTACTTCAGACGTGAAACGTATGGCAGATAGGCACAACATGCAGGAAAAACAAGCGGAGCTAACCAGAGATGGTGTAGAAATAGTTTACAGCAATGAGGGAATTTTGCCTGCATCATCTGATTTAATTGCCAATTGGGTAATAGAAGAAACGACACAATGGTTGAAGAGCAAGAAATAG
- the xseA gene encoding exodeoxyribonuclease VII large subunit translates to MKQALTLYELNELVRETLQTAMPDEYWVEAELSEVREVRGHCYMELVQKDERTNTPVAKASAKCWKNKWMLMRPYFERTTGQVLRAGMKVLLKVYANFHEAYGFSWIVTDIDPVYTMGDMARKRLEIIARLKAEGVFDLQKDLHLSMFARRVAVISSEQAAGYGDFLRQLKDCEPGFNFEVQLFPAVMQGERVEPTIIEALNHINAQVDDFDVVVIIRGGGATSDLSGFDTLSLAENVANFPLPIITGIGHERDESVLDMVSFRRVKTPTAAAAYLIDNLADTLARIDDAQSEMVQIVRHCMERQKNRFVRVSSKIPVLFSHVRVRQEERLQQYFLQLTARASRKISDAQHHVQVLSNSLKPMAERKIVTEGHRLDMLQQRCKSLDPQLLLSRGYSITLHQGRAVRHAGELKTGDEIETRVENGTFKSIIK, encoded by the coding sequence ATGAAGCAAGCACTAACCTTGTATGAACTCAACGAACTGGTGCGCGAAACCCTCCAAACTGCCATGCCCGATGAATATTGGGTGGAGGCCGAATTGTCTGAGGTGCGCGAGGTAAGGGGGCACTGTTACATGGAACTGGTGCAGAAAGATGAGCGAACCAACACGCCCGTGGCCAAGGCATCGGCCAAATGTTGGAAGAACAAGTGGATGCTGATGCGTCCTTACTTTGAACGCACAACCGGACAAGTGCTGCGCGCCGGCATGAAAGTGTTGTTAAAGGTGTACGCCAATTTCCACGAGGCTTACGGCTTTTCTTGGATTGTTACCGACATAGACCCCGTGTACACCATGGGCGACATGGCCCGCAAGCGCTTGGAAATCATTGCTCGTTTGAAAGCCGAAGGGGTGTTCGACCTGCAAAAAGACTTGCACCTATCCATGTTTGCGCGCCGCGTTGCCGTCATTTCCAGTGAGCAGGCGGCCGGCTATGGCGACTTTTTGCGACAGTTGAAAGATTGCGAGCCTGGGTTCAACTTTGAGGTTCAGCTTTTTCCTGCCGTTATGCAAGGCGAACGAGTGGAACCCACCATCATCGAAGCCTTGAACCATATCAATGCGCAAGTCGATGACTTTGACGTGGTGGTTATCATTCGTGGCGGCGGTGCGACAAGCGATTTGAGCGGTTTCGATACCCTTTCGCTGGCCGAGAACGTAGCCAATTTTCCCTTGCCCATCATCACTGGAATTGGGCACGAACGCGATGAGAGCGTGTTGGACATGGTTTCGTTCCGTCGTGTCAAAACCCCTACGGCAGCGGCGGCGTATCTCATCGATAACCTGGCTGACACCTTGGCTCGGATAGACGATGCGCAAAGTGAGATGGTGCAAATCGTGCGGCACTGCATGGAGCGACAGAAGAATCGATTCGTGCGCGTTTCAAGCAAAATACCGGTACTTTTCTCGCATGTCAGGGTGCGGCAGGAAGAGCGTTTGCAACAATATTTTTTGCAGCTCACTGCCAGGGCTTCCCGCAAAATCTCTGATGCCCAGCATCACGTCCAGGTACTTTCAAATAGTTTGAAACCGATGGCCGAGCGAAAAATCGTGACGGAAGGGCATCGCTTGGACATGCTTCAGCAGCGATGCAAGTCGCTGGATCCCCAACTGCTGCTAAGCCGTGGCTACAGCATCACGCTGCACCAAGGACGCGCGGTGCGCCATGCCGGTGAGTTGAAGACGGGTGACGAGATAGAAACGCGCGTGGAGAATGGAACATTCAAATCAATCATCAAATAA
- the xseB gene encoding exodeoxyribonuclease VII small subunit has protein sequence MTKEINYEEAVRQLENIVQRMENEELDIDELTTELKNAQKLIKLCKARLTKVDADIKKILEED, from the coding sequence ATGACCAAAGAAATAAATTATGAAGAAGCTGTTCGCCAGCTGGAAAACATTGTGCAGCGGATGGAAAACGAGGAACTCGACATCGACGAATTGACCACCGAACTGAAAAACGCCCAAAAGCTTATCAAACTTTGTAAGGCGCGCCTGACAAAGGTAGATGCTGACATTAAGAAGATTTTGGAAGAAGATTAA